Proteins from a single region of Fundulus heteroclitus isolate FHET01 chromosome 12, MU-UCD_Fhet_4.1, whole genome shotgun sequence:
- the LOC118564837 gene encoding zinc finger MYM-type protein 1-like — MAIYQDKLTPFGAKSEPAFITSGFKNWKKAFEKFKAHENSHTHHHAVSVTAQESHPINAQLSSALATQQGDNRHCLEKIVSSIKYLARQGQALRGHDDDDSNLYQLLKNLAEDDALLAKWLLRSQKEYLSPQIQNEILCSMSNSIVSEIADTIRNLPIFEFAIIMDGTQDISGKEQESICLRYIDSDMKPHEEFIGLYSVSETTGKSLAAVVKDVLLRLNLPMHGLRGQTYDGAANMSGKHAGVQALIKQEQPLALFVHCGAHCTNLIAQKACLASVLIRDALDWVNQLGVLFSQSGKFKAIHAATAHTENPSCTAIKPLCPTRWAVRSKAIRDVLSQYGSVLASLQEMASGASNTASTANGLLGQFRKGKTVLGLILASPVIDKLECLSISFQKRTQTIAGMRTAVKVVQTSLKAKRNQESFNTLFEKAMAEVQSLGVKPITVTQRRPPPKRFTEGAKTHQPECAKDHYRGEFFKVLDVVDAQLTGLFNQDDLLTLQKLEETLLSGTIDAAVIGKYPELNRELLSVQLSMFRLNYSFSNSAEAAGIIGGLPGEVRRLFGQVETLVRLLLVVPVSSS, encoded by the coding sequence atgGCAATTTACCAGGACAAACTCACACCATTTGGTGCAAAATCCGAACCCGCCTTTATCACTTCTGGAtttaaaaattggaaaaaagcATTCGAAAAATTTAAAGCACATGAAAATAGTCACACACATCATCATGCTGTTTCTGTGACTGCACAAGAAAGTCATCCTATAAATGCCCAATTATCCAGTGCTTTGGCAACTCAGCAAGGTGACAATAGGCACTGTCTGGAGAAAATTGTGAGCTCCATAAAATATTTGGCACGGCAGGGACAAGCTTTGAGAGGGCATGACGATGATGACAGCAATTTGTATCAACTGTTGAAAAATCTGGCAGAAGATGATGCCCTTTTGGCTAAGTGGTTGCTGAGGTCTCAGAAAGAATACCTAAGTCCACAGATACAGAATGAAATCTTGTGTTCTATGAGCAATAGTATTGTCAGTGAAATAGCAGATACAATCAGAAACCTACCAATTTTTGAGTTTGCAATTATTATGGATGGAACACAGGACATTTCTGGGAAAGAACAAGAAAGCATTTGTCTGCGATACATTGACAGTGACATGAAGCCCCATGAAGAGTTTATTGGCTTGTACTCAGTTTCTGAAACAACAGGAAAAAGCCTTGCTGCTGTTGTTAAAGATGTGCTGCTCAGATTAAACTTACCAATGCATGGTTTACGAGGTCAAACTTATGATGGAGCAGCCAATATGTCTGGGAAGCATGCAGGTGTACAGGCACTGATAAAGCAAGAGCAGCCACTAGCACTTTTTGTTCATTGTGGAGCACACTGCACTAATTTAATTGCACAGAAAGCTTGCTTAGCCTCAGTTCTGATCAGAGACGCATTGGATTGGGTGAACCAGCTTGGAGTTCTTTTCTCTCAGTCAGGGAAGTTTAAGGCAATCCATGCAGCAACAGCACATACAGAGAATCCATCGTGCACTGCAATAAAACCCCTCTGCCCCACAAGATGGGCAGTACGGAGCAAAGCAATCAGAGATGTTTTGTCACAGTATGGGTCAGTGCTGGCTAGCTTGCAGGAGATGGCTTCTGGTGCCTCAAACACAGCATCCACTGCTAATGGACTGCTGGGGCAGTTTAGGAAAGGTAAAACAGTTTTGGGTCTCATCCTTGCCTCACCTGTGATTGATAAGCTTGAATGCCTGAGCATCTCTTTCCAGAAGAGAACTCAAACCATTGCTGGAATGAGGACTGCTGTGAAAGTTGTTCAGACTTCACTTAAGgctaaaagaaatcaagaaagtTTCAACACTCTTTTTGAAAAGGCGATGGCTGAGGTTCAGTCTTTGGGTGTTAAACCCATCACAGTTACACAGAGAAGGCCACCCCCAAAACGCTTCACTGAAGGAGCTAAGACACATCAACCTGAATGTGCCAAGGACCACTACAGAGGTGAATTCTTTAAAGTATTGGATGTTGTAGATGCACAGCTCACTGGGCTATTTAACCAGGATGACTTGCTGACTTTGCAAAAGTTGGAAGAGACACTTCTCAGTGGAACGATTGATGCTGCAGTCATTGGGAAATACCCAGAGTTGAATAGAGAGTTACTTTCAGTGCAACTTTCTATGTTTAGACTGAACTACTCATTTAGCAACAGCGCAGAAGCTGCAGGGATCATTGGTGGACTGCCTGGAGAGGTCCGTAGACTTTTTGGGCAAGTGGAAACTCTGGTCAGGTTGCTTTTGGTAGTCCCCGTTTCATCCTCTTAG